A window of the Cucurbita pepo subsp. pepo cultivar mu-cu-16 chromosome LG01, ASM280686v2, whole genome shotgun sequence genome harbors these coding sequences:
- the LOC111783552 gene encoding protein REVEILLE 1-like isoform X1, with protein MGAANMQSQNAGGGLCSDNTSSSLYESTATADQLKDPFSSGKEYCPKARKPYTITKQRERWKEEEHEKFIEALKLYGRDWRQIEDHVGTKTAVQIRSHAQKFFSKVMRNSNGCTATLGGCIEIPPPRPKRKPAHPYPRKEVPGSHKLSSISEQTRSLSPQLSEKECQSPTSTVVAAGGSDALNCANSRIHHDSASPDSSIPSSEPNSSSLDNESPTVSPGTDNSTPQDKISKNLELFPKDVNEKDVSTKEVSIQSLKLFGRTVLITNPHKQTPTVETCAFEADHKQGENHKQISPWNSSKVMGNTEGTWNHGAFYFIQLNSSDSNQDPSSTVPLSWWSSYGSYPLSFVQCFKQADSELNPEVDDKETHKDQSCCGSNTGSVNSEENGDKDGENDIQSYKLFPNRDGDSVSKDELIGKALSSELISSHEKNTKGFVPYKRCMTERATKSHSITDAEREEKRIRLCL; from the exons ACATGCAATCACAA AATGCTGGTGGAGGTCTCTGTTCTGACAACACTAGTTCATCTCTTTATGAATCAACTGCGACTGCTGATCAATTGAAGGACCCTTTTTCAAGCGGGAAAGAATATTGTCCCAAG GCAAGGAAGCCCTACACAATCACAAAGCAAAGAGAAAGAtggaaagaggaagaacatgAAAAGTTTATTGAAGCTCTGAAACTGTATGGTCGTGATTGGCGACAAATAGAAG ATCATGTGGGCACGAAGACTGCAGTTCAGATTCGTAGCCATGCCCAGAAGTTCTTCTCCAAG GTCATGCGTAATTCAAACGGATGTACCGCAACTCTTGGAGGATGCATCGAGATTCCTCCTCCACGTCCAAAACGAAAACCAGCGCATCCATATCCCCGTAAAGAAGTACCTGGTTCGCATAAGTTGTCCTCCATTTCAGAACAGACAAGGTCTTTGTCCCCACAGCTTTCAGAAAAGGAATGTCAATCTCCAACGTCAACTGTCGTAGCAGCAGGCGGTTCGGATGCGCTAAATTGCGCCAATTCAAGAATTCATCATGACAGTGCATCTCCAGATTCATCTATTCCATCCTCAGAACCAAACTCATCTTCATTGGACAATGAATCTCCAACAGTAAGCCCTGGGACAGACAATTCAACCCCCCAGGATAAAATTTCAAAG AACCTGGAGTTATTTCCGAAGGATGTGAATGAAAAAGATGTCTCTACAAAAGAAGTGTCAATCCAGAGTCTTAAGCTCTTTGGTAGAACTGTATTAATAACAAATCCCCACAAACAAACTCCAACGGTAGAGACCTGTGCGTTTGAGGCTGACCATAAACAGGGCGAAAACCACAAGCAAATATCGCCATGGAACTCCTCCAAGGTTATGGGAAATACAGAGGGCACCTGGAATCATGGAGCTTTCTATTTCATACAACTCAATAGCAGTGACTCAAATCAAGACCCCAGTTCTACAGTCCCGCTATCGTGGTGGAGTTCTTATGGCAGCTACCCACTCTCATTTGTACAATGTTTCAAACAAGCAGATTCAGAGTTGAATCCAGAAGTTGATGATAAGGAAACTCACAAGGATCAATCATGCTGCGGGTCGAACACCGGATCAGTAAACAGCGAGGAAAACGGTGATAAAGATGGAGAAAATGATATCCAAAGCTACAAACTATTTCCCAATAGAGATGGAGATTCAGTTTCTAAAGATGAGTTGATTGGAAAAGCATTGTCTTCTGAGCTAATAAGCAGCCATGAAAAGAACACCAAAGGGTTTGTGCCTTACAAAAGATGCATGACAGAGAGAGCTACAAAGTCCCACTCAATCACAGATGCAGAGAGGGAGGAGAAAAGGATTCGGCTTTGCTTATAG
- the LOC111783552 gene encoding protein REVEILLE 1-like isoform X2, translated as MLLFQFPLSTIMYIFRFMNVMRNSNGCTATLGGCIEIPPPRPKRKPAHPYPRKEVPGSHKLSSISEQTRSLSPQLSEKECQSPTSTVVAAGGSDALNCANSRIHHDSASPDSSIPSSEPNSSSLDNESPTVSPGTDNSTPQDKISKNLELFPKDVNEKDVSTKEVSIQSLKLFGRTVLITNPHKQTPTVETCAFEADHKQGENHKQISPWNSSKVMGNTEGTWNHGAFYFIQLNSSDSNQDPSSTVPLSWWSSYGSYPLSFVQCFKQADSELNPEVDDKETHKDQSCCGSNTGSVNSEENGDKDGENDIQSYKLFPNRDGDSVSKDELIGKALSSELISSHEKNTKGFVPYKRCMTERATKSHSITDAEREEKRIRLCL; from the exons ATGCTCTTATTCCAGTTCCCATTATCTACCATAATGTACATATTCCGGTTTATGAAT GTCATGCGTAATTCAAACGGATGTACCGCAACTCTTGGAGGATGCATCGAGATTCCTCCTCCACGTCCAAAACGAAAACCAGCGCATCCATATCCCCGTAAAGAAGTACCTGGTTCGCATAAGTTGTCCTCCATTTCAGAACAGACAAGGTCTTTGTCCCCACAGCTTTCAGAAAAGGAATGTCAATCTCCAACGTCAACTGTCGTAGCAGCAGGCGGTTCGGATGCGCTAAATTGCGCCAATTCAAGAATTCATCATGACAGTGCATCTCCAGATTCATCTATTCCATCCTCAGAACCAAACTCATCTTCATTGGACAATGAATCTCCAACAGTAAGCCCTGGGACAGACAATTCAACCCCCCAGGATAAAATTTCAAAG AACCTGGAGTTATTTCCGAAGGATGTGAATGAAAAAGATGTCTCTACAAAAGAAGTGTCAATCCAGAGTCTTAAGCTCTTTGGTAGAACTGTATTAATAACAAATCCCCACAAACAAACTCCAACGGTAGAGACCTGTGCGTTTGAGGCTGACCATAAACAGGGCGAAAACCACAAGCAAATATCGCCATGGAACTCCTCCAAGGTTATGGGAAATACAGAGGGCACCTGGAATCATGGAGCTTTCTATTTCATACAACTCAATAGCAGTGACTCAAATCAAGACCCCAGTTCTACAGTCCCGCTATCGTGGTGGAGTTCTTATGGCAGCTACCCACTCTCATTTGTACAATGTTTCAAACAAGCAGATTCAGAGTTGAATCCAGAAGTTGATGATAAGGAAACTCACAAGGATCAATCATGCTGCGGGTCGAACACCGGATCAGTAAACAGCGAGGAAAACGGTGATAAAGATGGAGAAAATGATATCCAAAGCTACAAACTATTTCCCAATAGAGATGGAGATTCAGTTTCTAAAGATGAGTTGATTGGAAAAGCATTGTCTTCTGAGCTAATAAGCAGCCATGAAAAGAACACCAAAGGGTTTGTGCCTTACAAAAGATGCATGACAGAGAGAGCTACAAAGTCCCACTCAATCACAGATGCAGAGAGGGAGGAGAAAAGGATTCGGCTTTGCTTATAG
- the LOC111781044 gene encoding probable glutathione S-transferase parA — translation MSKDEIIILDCILSPFCMRVKIALNEKGVSYESKEEDLFGWKGGKSELLLKSNPIHKKVPVLLHNGNPLNESSNIVTYIDETWPSSSPLLPSSPYERARARFWIDYIDKKVFETGGKIWRSNGDEQEVAKKEFIEILKQLEEALGDNDFFGGERFGIVDVIAIPFSCWFYAFEKVGGFKVEEHCPKLSNWEKRCLLKESVGSVIPSPEMVYGFVSSMRNKLGLE, via the exons atgtCCAAAGATGAGATTATAATTTTGGATTGTATCCTAAGTCCATTTTGCATGAGGGTTAAGATTGCTTTGAATGAGAAGGGCGTGAGCTATGAGAGCAAAGAAGAGGACTTGTTTGGTTGGAAAGGTGGCAAAAGTGAGCTATTACTCAAATCTAACCCTATCCATAAGAAAGTCCCTGTTCTCTTGCATAATGGTAACCCACTTAATGAAAGCTCCAACATTGTCACCTATATTGACGAGACATggccttcttcttcccctcttCTTCCATCTTCCCCCTATGAAAGAGCTCGAGCTCGCTTCTGGATCGACTACATCGACAAAAAG GTTTTCGAGACGGGTGGCAAGATTTGGAGGAGTAATGGAGATGAACAAGAGGTAGCCAAGAAGGAGTTCATTGAGATTTTGAAGCAATTGGAGGAAGCTTTAGGGGATAATGATTTCTTTGGAGGAGAAAGGTTTGGGATTGTGGATGTGATTGCTATCCCTTTCAGTTGTTGGTTCTATGCTTTTGAGAAAGTTGGGGGCTTTAAAGTGGAAGAACATTGCCCAAAGCTATCAAATTGGGAGAAGAGGTGCTTGTTGAAGGAGAGTGTGGGTAGTGTCATTCCTAGCCCTGAGATGGTGTATGGGTTTGTGAGCTCCATGAGGAACAAGCTTGGGCTTGAATAG
- the LOC111781053 gene encoding expansin-A13-like, producing MSPSLPVHFLFTVAVALTSPVASHFSSSTSSPLPESAPSLSDWRSARATYYAASDPRDAVGGACGYGDLVKAGYGMATVGLSEALFERGQICGACFQLRCVEDLRWCIPGTSIIVTVTNFCAPNYGFTADGGGRCNPPNKHFVLPIEAFEKIAIWKAGNMPVQYRRIKCRKEGGVRYTISGYGIYLSVLISNVAGAGDVSAVKIKGSRTGWLSMGRNWGQNWHTNADLNNQALSFEVTSSDGVTITSYNVAPKNWNFGQTFEGKQFES from the exons ATGTCGCCATCTCTTCCAGTTCACTTCCTCTTCACAGTAGCTGTAGCTCTCACATCTCCAGTAGCCTCccatttctcttcttccaCCTCCTCGCCGTTGCCGGAGTCAGCTCCGTCTCTCTCCGACTGGAGATCTGCTCGAGCCACCTACTACGCCGCCTCCGATCCTCGTGATGCGGTCGGCGGAGCATGTGGATATGGCGATTTGGTGAAGGCAGGTTATGGCATGGCGACGGTGGGTCTCAGTGAGGCGCTGTTCGAACGTGGCCAGATCTGTGGTGCCTGCTTTCAGCTCCGGTGCGTGGAGGACCTCCGGTGGTGTATTCCTGGCACTTCTATTATTGTCACTGTTACTAATTTCTGTGCACCTAATTATGGCTTCACGGCTGACGGTGGAGGCCGTTGTAATCCTCCTAATAAGCATTTTGTGCTCCCTATTGAAGCGTTTGAGAAGATCGCTATCTGGAAGGCGGGAAACATGCCTGTTCAGTATCGGAG GATCAAATGTCGAAAGGAGGGGGGCGTTCGATATACAATTTCTGGGTACGGCATCTACCTCTCAGTGTTGATAAGCAACGTTGCAGGCGCTGGAGATGTCAGTGCTGTAAAGATCAAGGGCTCAAGAACCGGTTGGCTTTCGATGGGTCGAAATTGGGGTCAAAACTGGCACACTAACGCCGATTTGAACAATCAGGCCCTATCCTTTGAAGTCACTAGCAGTGACGGAGTAACAATTACGTCCTACAATGTTGCTCCAAAGAATTGGAACTTCGGACAGACTTTTGAAGGCAAACAATTTGAATCTTGA
- the LOC111807818 gene encoding NAC domain-containing protein 86-like, which yields MAPVSLPPGFRFHPTDEELVAYYLKRKINGREIELEIIPEVDLYKCEPWDLPGKSLLPSKDLEWYFFSPRDRKYPNGSRTNRATKAGYWKATGKDRKVNSQSRAVGMKKTLVYYRGRAPHGARTDWVMHEYRLDDRECDVPSSGLQDAYALCRVFKKSATIAPKIEENQQYCNITSSSNQFINSDQSSELYSEGRCEEPESSNYSMPFDGFQSHQVNKDCSFDMFGGRREGKWSQFLSQEAFNSAPSFPSYANIPYPPSKVDIALECARLQHRFTLPPLEAEGFPNSSYSDHFKMPQPVEPTMLGGSSETSTDILQEILSVAQASQELANQSSVVETTTWDGGLANVYGCSNEDFNFMGNKDGFHDWNSSTRFHVESSWDDPFSKCIEVGNVGDEIPVENLRWVGMSNKDLDKNCMEESKLVPIENISSFPIEEQVNGQMNDFSLTFINEDDSNANNFVMEGSGNSIVNYSSSPSFEVVEEIKVNHGLFISTRQVAETFFHQTMPSETVKVQTLTSFMAPNFISFHERTPQKTASFFNGSSLKKPWKSLQRKIVSILEILMIFVSVFSEEEEEDDDDDDNNNGEGEKLLSEEEELRSKGKGEGLNMILKKTAIFFSIASLALCSIWANYN from the exons ATGGCTCCTGTTTCATTGCCTCCCGGCTTCCGATTCCATCCCACCGATGAAGAACTCGTTGCGTACTACCTCAAACGCAAGATCAATGGCCGGGAAATTGAGCTCGAGATCATCCCTGAAGTCGATCTCTACAAATGTGAGCCATGGGATTTGCCAG GAAAGTCGTTGCTTCCTAGCAAGGATCTCGAATGGTACTTCTTCAGCCCTCGAGATCGAAAGTATCCAAACGGGTCAAGAACCAATAGAGCAACGAAAGCGGGATATTGGAAAGCCACTGGCAAAGATAGGAAAGTGAATTCCCAATCGAGAGCTGTTGGGATGAAGAAAACCCTAGTGTACTATCGCGGTCGAGCCCCGCACGGCGCTCGTACCGATTGGGTCATGCACGAATATCGTCTCGATGACCGGGAATGTGATGTCCCTTCTTCTGGTTTACAG GATGCTTATGCACTTTGTCGTGTGTTCAAGAAGAGTGCGACAATAGCTCCAAAAATAGAAGAGAATCAACAATATTGTAATATAACCTCGTCTTCTAATCAATTCATTAACAGTGATCAATCTTCTGAACTTTACTCAGaaggaagatgtgaagaaCCCGAGAGCTCAAATTATTCGATGCCGTTCGATGGCTTCCAATCCCATCAAGTTAATAAAGATTGTTCATTTGACATGTTTggtggaagaagagaaggaaaatggtcTCAATTCTTATCTCAAGAAGCCTTTAATTCAGCCCCTTCATTCCCAAGTTATGCAAATATTCCATACCCTCCTTCCAAG GTGGACATAGCATTAGAATGTGCAAGGTTACAACACCGTTTCACTTTGCCACCGTTGGAGGCGGAGGGTTTTCCCAACTCGAGCTACTCCGATCACTTCAAAATGCCACAACCGGTGGAGCCAACCATGCTCGGTGGTTCAAGCGAGACGTCGACCGACATATTACAAGAGATTCTTTCTGTAGCTCAGGCCTCTCAAGAGCTTGCCAACCAATCTTCTGTAGTTGAAACAACAACATGGGATGGAGGGCTTGCCAATGTTTATGGTTGTTCCAATGAGGATTTCAATTTCATGGGTAACAAAGATGGCTTCCATGATTGGAACTCCTCTACAAGATTTCATGTCGAGAGCTCGTGGGACGATCCATTCTCTAAGTGTATAGAGGTCGGTAATGTTGGTGACGAGATCCCGGTGGAGAACTTACGATGGGTCGGAATGTCTAATAAAGATCTCGACAAG AATTGCATGGAAGAATCCAAGCTAGTTCCCATTGAGAATATTTCAAGCTTCCCAATTGAAGAACAAG TCAATGGTCAAATGAACGATTTCTCGCTCACATTCATAAACGAGGATGACTCGAATGCGAACAACTTCGTCATGGAAGGATCAGGAAACTCCATAGTCAACTATTCGAGCTCCCCGAGTTTCGAGGTGGTCGAAGAAATCAAAGTCAACCACGGTCTCTTCATCTCAACAAGACAAGTAGCTGAGACATTCTTCCACCAAACAATGCCTTCAGAGACTGTTAAAGTTCAAACCTTGACCTCTTTCATGGCACCAAATTTCATCAGCTTCCATGAAAGAACACCTCAAAAGACAGCTTCTTTCTTCAATGGGTCATCTTTGAAGAAGCCATGGAAGAGCTTACAAAGGAAAATTGTTTCAATTCTTGAAATTCTGATGATCTTTGTTAGTGTGTttagtgaagaagaagaagaagatgatgatgatgatgataataataatggtgAAGGGGAGAAATTGttaagtgaagaagaagaattgagATCAAAGGGGAAAGGAGAAGGTTTGAATATGATTTTGAAGAAGACAGCCATTTTCTTTAGCATTGCTTCTTTGGCTCTTTGTTCCATTTGGGCtaattataattga